A portion of the Trichomycterus rosablanca isolate fTriRos1 chromosome 17, fTriRos1.hap1, whole genome shotgun sequence genome contains these proteins:
- the htr2b gene encoding 5-hydroxytryptamine receptor 2B: MSFPPPGDELHWVSLLILVVILPTIGGNILVILAVSLERRLQNATNYFLMSLAVADLLVGLLVMPIALVTVLYNSGWPLPEFLCPIWLFLDVLFSTASIMHLCAISLDRYVAIKKPIQHSQYNSRAKALAKITLVWLISIGIAIPIPIRGLRAADHPNNVTFNGNHTCLLTLESFGDFKLFGSLAAFFVPLMIMMIIYLLTIRVLRKKVYLLRSRTSQRYNRPSVCTVFQREPAAPSPPDGTQTNPVTGDEIPVRRMSAVGKRSMQNLSNEQRASKVLGIVFLLFVVMWCPFFITNVTSVLCAACDAALVGRLMDIFVWVGYVSSGVNPLVYTLFNKTFREAFTRYITCDFGARRSPGTQCRNLTRISFQSSVAENSKLFMKHGVMNGIGAVGYQSPLRRRPADAQPSGGVLLETLLLTENEDCGPDQGFTRL; this comes from the exons ATGTCCTTCCCTCCCCCCGGAGACGAGCTGCACTGGGTGTCGCTGCTCATCCTCGTGGTCATCCTGCCCACCATCGGAGGGAACATCCTGGTCATCCTGGCCGTGTCGCTGGAGCGCCGGCTGCAGAACGCCACCAACTACTTCCTCATGTCACTGGCCGTGGCCGACCTGCTGGTGGGGCTGCTGGTGATGCCCATCGCCCTGGTCACCGTCCTCTACA ATTCGGGATGGCCCCTCCCCGAGTTCCTGTGCCCCATCTGGCTCTTCCTGGACGTTCTGTTCTCCACGGCGTCCATCATGCACCTGTGCGCCATCTCTCTGGACCGCTACGTCGCCATCAAGAAGCCCATCCAGCACAGCCAGTACAACTCCCGCGCCAAGGCCCTCGCCAAGATCACCCTCGTCTGGCTGATCTCCATCG GTATCGCCATCCCGATCCCCATCAGAGGACTGAGGGCCGCGGACCATCCCAACAACGTGACCTTCAACGGCAACCACACCTGCCTGCTGACGCTGGAGAGCTTCGGCGACTTCAAGCTGTTCGGCTCTCTGGCGGCGTTCTTCGTCCCGCTCATGATCATGATGATCATCTACCTGCTGACCATCCGCGTCCTGCGCAAGAAGGTGTACCTGCTCCGCTCCAGGACGTCGCAGCGCTACAACAGACCCTCGGTGTGCACCGTATTCCAGAGGGAGCCGGCCGCTCCGTCGCCGCCGGACGGCACCCAGACCAACCCGGTGACGGGGGACGAGATCCCGGTGCGCAGGATGTCGGCGGTGGGGAAGCGCTCCATGCAGAACCTGAGCAACGAGCAGCGCGCCTCCAAGGTCCTGGGGATCGTCTTCCTGCTCTTCGTGGTCATGTGGTGCCCGTTCTTCATCACCAACGTCACCTCGGTGCTGTGCGCCGCCTGCGACGCCGCGCTGGTCGGGAGGCTCATGGACATCTTCGTCTGGGTGGGGTACGTGTCCTCGGGCGTCAACCCTCTGGTCTACACGCTCTTCAACAAGACGTTCCGCGAGGCCTTCACGCGCTACATCACGTGCGACTTCGGCGCCAGGAGGTCGCCCGGGACGCAGTGCCGGAACCTGACCCGGATCTCCTTTCAGTCCAGCGTGGCGGAAAACTCCAAACTGTTCATGAAGCACGGGGTGATGAACGGGATCGGCGCCGTGGGGTACCAGAGCCCCCTGCGGAGGCGACCCGCCGACGCTCAGCCGTCCGGCGGCGTCCTGCTGGAGACGCTGCTCCTGACCGAGAACGAGGACTGCGGACCCGACCAGGGCTTCACCCGCCTTTAA